The genomic segment TTCTTGCAGGACATAGAGGTTTGGTTGGAAGTGCGCTTCTGAAAAACTTACAAGGAAGAGGTTTTAAAAACATTGTTACTAAAACGCATAAAGAATTAGACCTAACAAATCAGCAAGCAACTGCTAATTTTTTTGCAAAAGAAAAACCAGATTATGTTTTTTTAGCCGCTGCAAAAGTGGGTGGTATCGTGGCAAATAATACTTACAGAGCAGATTTTATTTATCATAATTTAATGATTCAGAATAATGTAATACACGAAAGTTATGTTTCTGGAGTAAAAAAACTACTGTTTTTAGGAAGTACTTGTATTTACCCTAAAAATGCGACACAACCAATTAAAGAAGATTCACTGTTAACAGATGTTTTAGAATATACAAATGAACCGTATGCAATCGCAAAAATTGCAGGAATAAAATTATGCGAAAGTTATAATTTGCAATATAGAACCAACTTTATTTCTGTAATGCCAACAAATTTGTATGGTCCTAATGATAATTTCGATTTAGAAAAGTCTCATGTTTTACCTGCATTAATCAAGAAAATTCATTTAGCAAAACTATTAGAAGAAGGAAAAAAAGATGCAGTTGTAAAAGATTTGGGTGTCTCTAATTTCGGTGAAGCTGAAACTGTTTTATCTAAATTCGGGGTTTCATCAGAAAATATAGAAGTCTGGGGAACAGGAAATCCAATGCGCGAATTTTTATGGTCGGAAGATATGGCAGATGCTTGTGTGCATATAATGCAAAATGTAGATTTTAAAGATTTAATTAAAGATAAAAAAGACGTTCGAAACACACACATAAATATTGGTACAGGAAACGATATTTCTATTAAAGATTTAGCGAATCTTATAAAAGAAATTGTTGGTTATAAAGGTAAATTTGTTTTTAATAAAGACAAACCAGATGGTACAATGCGTAAAGTTACAGATGTTTCTAAGTTAGAAAAATTAGGTTGGCAACATGCTGTAAAATTAGAAAAAGGAGTAC from the Polaribacter cellanae genome contains:
- a CDS encoding GDP-L-fucose synthase family protein yields the protein MNKSDKIFLAGHRGLVGSALLKNLQGRGFKNIVTKTHKELDLTNQQATANFFAKEKPDYVFLAAAKVGGIVANNTYRADFIYHNLMIQNNVIHESYVSGVKKLLFLGSTCIYPKNATQPIKEDSLLTDVLEYTNEPYAIAKIAGIKLCESYNLQYRTNFISVMPTNLYGPNDNFDLEKSHVLPALIKKIHLAKLLEEGKKDAVVKDLGVSNFGEAETVLSKFGVSSENIEVWGTGNPMREFLWSEDMADACVHIMQNVDFKDLIKDKKDVRNTHINIGTGNDISIKDLANLIKEIVGYKGKFVFNKDKPDGTMRKVTDVSKLEKLGWQHAVKLEKGVQMMYDWYLK